AGCTCAGGAGGGAGCTGCAAGTTGAGTGAAGCTGCTCAGCCCGAAGAAAAGAAGGCGAAGAGGGGGAGAAGAAAGGCCAAGGCTTCTGCAGAGGCAGCGGTTGTTTCTGAAGAACCTGCAAAGGTAGAGACAGAACAGGCTGCGCAGCCTGAGCAGGCAGAATCTGCAGCCGGACAGGAAAGGCTCAGGTGGGGTGTTGCTCACATCTACAGCAGCTTTAACAACACCCTTGTTCACATCACAGACCTTTCAGGTGCAGAAACGATAGCTTTCAGCTCAGGAGGTCAGCACGTGAAAGCTGACAGGCTGGAGTCTTCGCCGTACGCTGCGATGAAATCAGCTGCGAAGTGTGCAGAGATAGCCAAGACAAAGGGGATAAATGCGCTTCATATCAAGGTCAGAGCGGTTGGGGGAACAGGGCCAAGGACCCCTGGTCCAGGAGCTCAGGCTGCCATAAGAGCTATAGCAAGGGCTGGTTTCAGGATAGGGAGAATAGAAGATGTGACCCCTATACCTCATGATACAACAAGGAAGCCGGGCGGAAGGAGAGGAAGAAGAGCCTGAATCTGGATGGTGGTTATGCTTTGGCAGAAACGATTAAGGTTATCGAGAAGGATGATGTGCATGTCAAGGTCAGGTTCGAAGGCTATGGAAGGTCTTACATCAATGCATTAAGAAGGATCAGCTTGGCCGAAGTTCCTGTCCTGGCAATAGACGACGTCGTTATCCTTGAGAACACTTCACCTGTATATGATGAGATAGTAGCCCACAGGCTGGGGCTGATACCTCTTCTCACACCTGTCGACAAATATCCTCTCCCCGAAGAGTGCGACTGCCACAACCCCTCAGGTTGCCCGAAGTGCAGGGTGATGATAGTGCTAGACGCGAGCGCCTCCAACATACCCAGGACGGTCTTCTCTGGGGAGCTTGTCTCACCGGAAGACCCCTCGATAAGACCTGTCAGCGACAAGATCCCTATAGTTAAGCTTGCACCAAACCAGAAGCTGAAGGTTGAATGCTATGCTAGAATGGGAAGGGGAAGGGAGCATGCGAAATGGCAGGCAGCGCCTGTTGCTGTGCTTGCTGATGCAGAAGAAAGTACTGAAGGAAAAGAGGCTTTCACTCTTGAAGTTGAGAGTGTGGGAAACTACACTGCACCCGTGCTTCTGAAGAAGGCTGCTCAGACACTCACAAAGCAGCTCAGTCAGCTGCAGTCAGCTATAGGTGAATAAGCTATGCTCGACAGGATTGGAACACTGAAGAGTCTGAGGAAGGCAGAAAGACCGGTCTTCAGAGCTGCGCTTGAGAGGCTGGAGGGTTCAAGGAGAAGAATGGCAAAGGTGAATGTGGGGAAGCTTTCAGCCATCGCGGAAGAGGGCTCATATGTTCTGGTGCCGGGAAAGGTTCTGGGCTCTGGAAAGATGGAGAAGAAGCTGATAGTCGGTGCCCTTGACTACTCTTCCGAAGCTAGAAAGAAGATAGTCTCTGCAGGCGGCGAAGCCCTTACACTGACAGAATTCATCAAGCGCTATTCAGATAAGGAGGGTATAAGGCTTGTCGGCTGAAGAAGTACTGATAGATGCGAGCGAGACTATACTGGGCAGAGTAGCAAGCATAGCTGCAAAGCTGGCTCTTCAGGGGAAGAAGGTGCATGTTGTGAACGTGGAAAAGATACTTATAAGCGGTAGCAAAAAGCATGTAATCTCTTCTTGGAAGAGGTTCCTTGAGGTAGGCTCCGTCATCAACCCTGAGCACGGGCCTATTCATTTCAGAAGGCCAGACAATATATTCAAGAGAGTTGCGAGAGGAATGCTGCCCTGGAGAAAGCCAAAGGGGAAAGCTGCATATAAGAGGCTGAGAGCTTATCACGGTTTCCCTGACCAGCTGAAGAGGATCCAGCCTTATGACGTGAGCAAGGCAAAGGCAACCAAGCCTACCAGCTTTTACATAAGACTGGGCGAGCTGGCGGAGGAGCTTGGATGGAGAGGCTACAGAATACCAAATAAGCAGGCAGTCAGTAAGCAGCAGGGTGCAGGTCAATGAGCACAACTACAGCGAAGAAGTTCAAGCTGTTTTCGGGGACCAGAAAAGCTGCAAGAGCTACTGCAGCCATATATCCGGGTACAGGCAGGGTGAGGATAAACGGCTATCTTCTCGAAGCTTTGCCGAATGAACTAGCAAGGGAGATAATTATGGGTCCTCTCAGG
This sequence is a window from Conexivisphaerales archaeon. Protein-coding genes within it:
- a CDS encoding 30S ribosomal protein S11, which gives rise to MSEAAQPEEKKAKRGRRKAKASAEAAVVSEEPAKVETEQAAQPEQAESAAGQERLRWGVAHIYSSFNNTLVHITDLSGAETIAFSSGGQHVKADRLESSPYAAMKSAAKCAEIAKTKGINALHIKVRAVGGTGPRTPGPGAQAAIRAIARAGFRIGRIEDVTPIPHDTTRKPGGRRGRRA
- a CDS encoding DNA-directed RNA polymerase subunit D, translating into MAETIKVIEKDDVHVKVRFEGYGRSYINALRRISLAEVPVLAIDDVVILENTSPVYDEIVAHRLGLIPLLTPVDKYPLPEECDCHNPSGCPKCRVMIVLDASASNIPRTVFSGELVSPEDPSIRPVSDKIPIVKLAPNQKLKVECYARMGRGREHAKWQAAPVAVLADAEESTEGKEAFTLEVESVGNYTAPVLLKKAAQTLTKQLSQLQSAIGE
- a CDS encoding 50S ribosomal protein L18e, producing MLDRIGTLKSLRKAERPVFRAALERLEGSRRRMAKVNVGKLSAIAEEGSYVLVPGKVLGSGKMEKKLIVGALDYSSEARKKIVSAGGEALTLTEFIKRYSDKEGIRLVG
- a CDS encoding 50S ribosomal protein L13; amino-acid sequence: MSAEEVLIDASETILGRVASIAAKLALQGKKVHVVNVEKILISGSKKHVISSWKRFLEVGSVINPEHGPIHFRRPDNIFKRVARGMLPWRKPKGKAAYKRLRAYHGFPDQLKRIQPYDVSKAKATKPTSFYIRLGELAEELGWRGYRIPNKQAVSKQQGAGQ